GGTGAAATTATTATTGGCTATTGAGTGACTCGTTAGCACCTTCAGGAAACTAAGGGCAGGTGGTGAATTAGGTACCAAACGGGAAGCAATCTGTGGAGTTCCTTTCATTGGTCTTCCCGTTCATCTATCCGTCTCTTCATCTGTCCATTCAGACATCCTTCCACACACCAACACTTCGACCTCTGCTACAGGACAGGCATTCTGTTAGGCACTGGGGCTTCATACCTAACATAGGGCTCCATGCAGACACAGTTTCTGCTCTCAGCAGGCCCACAGCTGGATGGGGCAGGCAGGGGTGAAATCAACACTTCTACCTTCCCATCCCCCACACTTAGGACCAGGAATAAGAAAGGAGAGCTGTCCACACTGGCTGTCTGGGGCTTGGCACTGGGTCACGTTCCCTGAGAGTTAGGACTATACTGAcactcacctctctctctctctctgtctcactcatCTCTGTTGGCAGAGTGTGGAGCGAGGCCCCTGGCTTCCCGGATAGTCGGCGGGCAGGCTGTGGCTCCTGGGCGGTGGCCGTGGCAGGCCAGTGTGGCCCTGGGCTTCCGGCACACATGTGGGGGCTCTGTGCTGGCACCACACTGGGTGGTGACTGCTGCACACTGTATGCACAGGCAAGTCTCCGTGGCTGCTGAGGACAGAGTGCCTCGGTTGCCCTTTCTGTTCGGCTGTTGGTGTGTCCTGCATCAAATGTTCATGTCCAACCGTCTCCAGCTTTTTACTCCAAGAGTGTTTGTGAAGTTCTCCCCATTCAGTATCAAGAACAGATCTGCACAAATAACAGTAAGGATATGAAGATTTGTTCTGTATAttcatcagcattttttttttttttttttttttttttgagagagagtctcactttgttgcccaggctgtagtgtagtggcacaatcttggctcactgcaaccttcgcctcctgggttcaggcaattcttgttGCCTCAGccaggagccaccatgctcagctaatttttttgtatttttagtagagatggggttttgccatgttggacaggcaggtcttgaactcctgacctcaggtgatctgcctgcctcggcctcccaaagtgctgggataacaggcgtgagcccccgcgcctggcctcatcagcttttaagtgttaaaaatactttcacattCACAGCACCCTGTGTTTCTTCAGGTTTATCTTTGGTTCAATCATTTTCCATGTAATCATTTGGTTAATATCTTTCTTCCGCTTTAGACTGGTCTAGAACAGTCCCTGgaatatagtaggtgcttaataaatgtgacttggaggaatgaatgaatgatgagtgAATAGCTCTTTGATCTTCTCCTGGTGCCGAACAGGGCAGAGAGTGTAATCCCCATTTTACCAAGGCTGGGAGGGAGAAGTGCCTCTCTCATGATCACACATAGTAAGTCGAGAGACAGGACCAGCGGAAGCTTTTCCGACACAAGGCCCTCTATGTGTTTGCTATAAAACTTGGAGGGAAGTTATGCAGGAAAAAGGGAGTGATGGTTGCAGATGACCCATAGTCTTCTCCATCCATCAGTCCTggagcatttattaagcacctactgcatGCCCAGTGTCTTGCCAGCTGCTGGGGTGATACTAAGAGGCATGGTCCATGGGGCTTGCGAGCTCAACACCCGCTAATGGCCCCCCCACCAATGGCCGCTCTGGCCAGCTTCCTCCACCTGCTACTTCACTTAGGAACACCTCTTCTGCTCCTTCCTTCCCCGCTCAGCGTGGCCCCTGTGTGCAGTTTCAGGCTGTCCCGCCTGTCCAGCTGGCGGGTGCATGCGGGGCTGGTCAGCCACAGTGCTGTCAGGCCCCACCAGGGGGCTGTGGTGGAGAGGATTATCCCACACCCCCTCTACAGCGCCCAGAATCATGACTACGACGTCGCCCTCCTGCGGCTTCGGACCCCTCTCAACTTCTCAGGTGCGGCGCTGGCTTGAGGGTGGGCAGGCTGGAGACTATGTCGAGAGAGGGCGGGGGCTGGGCGGGAGAGTGGTGAGCTGATTTCTGAAGTTTCCTCTAAACACCGTAaaccttaaaacattttatttatttggggacTGTAGTGAATTTTGGCATCACCTGGATGTGAAACTATTATCAACTCTTGCACAGGCTTTTTTGGGAAGAAAGGTTCAGGCCCTTTTCATGGCTGGGCTGCAGGTGGGCTTTGCCTTGAGGTCCCAAGCAGCTGCTCTGTTCACCAATAGGCTGCTCCGCTCCTGTCCCCAGGCCAGTCTTGGGTCCTAGCCATTTAGTGCCATGTTACagtttatgagattttttttttttccaaatatcttCTCTTTCAGTCCTCGTAACAACCCTGATAGGTAGATGAAACAGGTAGATACAGACAAGGGCACTGCGGTGTAGGGAGGGAAGCGACTCTCTTCAAGGTCATGTGGCAAACAGTTCCTAAGCCTGATGCCAGGGCTACTCCTGCTGTTGCACCTGCCCTAGAAGGTGAGCCCAGGCTGCAGCCATACCAGCAACCAGTTTCCCCCAACACACACGTACACGTGGACATTcacctacaaacacacacacacacgcactcacacagtCACGTGCACATAGACTCACACGCattcacacatgctcacacatatGTGCTCACATgaacacacctgcacacacacaccacacacactcacaaacatgcacactgtgcacacacatatacattcacaTATACTCAACACTCCTTCCTGTCATCACCTGTAGCCTTAAGTTTCCCAAATAACAGTCATTGCCATACACATTTCACAAATTTTATCACATATGTGAACTATCATTCAACAGGTAATATTtctaaggctgggtgtggtggctcatgcctgtaatcccagtactttgggaggccaaggtgggcagatcatttgaggtcaggagttcaaggccagcctggccaatacagtgaaaccccatctctactgaaaatacaaaaatgaactgggcatggtggtgcacgcctgtagtcccagctactcgggaggctgagggaggaggatcacttgaacctgggaggcagaggttgcagtgagctgagatcgtgccactgcactccagcctgggtgacaaagcaagactctgtctcaaaaaaaaaaaaaaaattcttagtatatttaaaagagaaatactaCTATATTAGTATCTAAGTAGTAGATACTACATAGATATCTAATGTAGTAGTATATTAGTATCTACTATATTAGTATATATTAGTACTATATTAGTATCTAAGTAGTAGATACTACATAGATATCTAATGTAGtagtatttctcttttaaatatacttattttgttatagaaaataGTACATTTACTATATAGTCTAGTAAGTAAAtagcatatttattatttaaatatacaaaattgatATAGTAAATAGATAATAATTAGTATCTCTAGTTAGAAGACCTATATTACTTACCTAACTAGAGAACCTGTGTTACTTACAGTAAATAGATACTAACTACAAAAATATGTAGCATGAAAAGAAATCAGTGTGGAAGTTCTAGGTAGCCGAGTCTGCTGCAGAAGTTGCTGCACCCGGGCGTGCTATCTCCTGTTTGGATGGGAGGTCGGCAGGCTGTAAGAAAGGCACAGACCAGCCCCAAATGAAGTCTTTCTCTGTGATGCAGTTAGAGTGACTGAAAGAGAATTGAAGGACATGGCATGCTCCCCAAGCAGATGTTTACTCAATGGCATGCCTATGTACTACCTAAAATCATGTATGGCTGCACCCATCGGATATGTCACACGTTTTTGGAAACACTGTCCTCATTAGAAGTTGGGTACCCATGGCCTGAAAGAATTTTCACCCCCACTCCATCCCcaggtgtggggagggggcagcaTGGGCCCTGTCCACCCATAGAGGATGCCATGCACACTACAGTTTGCATGCTGTCCTCTGTGACAGGGGACCCCTAAGATGGGACAATACACCACTTGCATAGCCATCTAGGAGGCCTGGCTGGTGGAACCCAGGAACCAGGACTGTTTCAGAATGGGGGTGAGGTGGACTTGCCAGTCCTGGGTCCTTCGCCCAGGCTCCGCAAGCGGGGAAGCCGAGCCTGACTGGGGACCAGGATCACGTGCCTCTTTGCAGACACCGTGGGTGCTGTGTGCCTGCCGGCCAAGGAGCAGCATTTTCCGAAGGGCTCGCAGTGCTGGGTGTCTGGCTGGGGCCACACCGACTCCAGCCATAGTGAGTCAGCTCCCTGGGCCCTCGGTGCAGGAGCGGGTGTGGGAGGCATTCTTCCCCAGGATGAGGCATGGCCACATCCCTTGGCCACATGACAGTGCCAGCCCTGTTTTTCCCTGGCATCACCCTTGGCCATGACTGGGGGCTCCAGTCTCCCCTGCCTGGGCCTTTCTGGGGAGAACATCTACTGAAAGTTTTCCCCAAACTCAGACCCTTTTACGCCACCTCCCCTTGTCCCAGGAGCGCCATGGTCTCACATTTGGTGTATATGTgagtcctcctcctcttcccactcccagcccccaaGTCTGATAGCCTCCTGCTTCCTTGCTCAGGGTCCACAGCTCCCACCCTGGGCTCGCCTCTGTGGGTCTCCATGTCTCTGGGACTTCTAATTACCTCCCCTCTTGCTGTTCTGCCTGCCTGGGTCTTGCTTTATGCCCGGCAGTTTTTCTCGGTGTCTCTCATAGCTTACAGCTCGGACATGCTCCAGGACACGGTGGTGCCCCTGCTCAGCACTCAGCTCTGCAACAGCTCCTGCGTCTACAGCGGAGCCCTCACCCCCCGCATGCTTTGTGCTGGCTACCTGGACGGAAGAGCTGATGCATGCCAGGTGTGGCCTGTGGTcgctggggtgagggtgggggtggaggtggggtgggaggacagGGGGCCTGCTGTGACTTGGACCCCTGCCCTGGTCTGAGCTTGTCGGTGGTGTGAGACCGCCTCTCTAGAAGGAGGGGCATCTAGGCAAGTCTGGAGCTCATGCTAAGGGTTTAAGGAGGGGTGAGGCCAGTAGGTGTCTGAGCTAGAAGCAGGAGGGGCCCAGTAAGGAGATTCCACTTGCCATAGTGGTCTGGTGCTCTCCAGCAGGAAGAACTAACTGGTTGTTTCTCTGTGTCTCCATGCCTGGATCCCATAGGGAGATAGCGGGGGCCCCCTGGTGTGCCCAGATGGGGACACTTGGCGCCTGGTGGGGGTGGTCAGCTGGGGGCTTGGCTGCGCAGAGCCCAATCACCCAGGTGTCTACGCCAAGGTAGCTGAGTTTCTGGACTGGATCCATGACACTGTTCAGGTGAGTGTGGGAGCAGGAGTAGGACAGGGAGGTTTCTAAAGGACCTGCCCCTCCAATGCAAGGAACCTTACCCCTTAGGCCCAGGtcctgctgggggctggggaggggactAGGACATGTTCTCCAGAGTGGGTGGAGGAAGAAGTGAAGCTTAAACATTGAATCCACTGGATTTCTATCAATTTAAGGATAAACTGGGTAAGAGTAGCCCTGAGTTTGTATCCTAGATCTACCTTTTCCTGTGTCAACCTTCGGC
The genomic region above belongs to Papio anubis isolate 15944 chromosome 12, Panubis1.0, whole genome shotgun sequence and contains:
- the TMPRSS5 gene encoding transmembrane protease serine 5 isoform X2, with the protein product MLDDQAPAEAQYAEEGPGSGIFRAEPGDQQHPISQVVCWRSMRRGCAVLGALGLLASVGVGSWLLVLYLCPAASQPISGTLQDEEITLSCSEAGGEEALLPALPKTVSFRINSEDFLLEVQVRDRPRWLLVCHEGWSPALGLQVCWSLGYLRLTHHKGVNLTDIKLNSSQEFAQLSPRLEGFLEEVWQPRNNCTSGRVVSLRCSECGARPLASRIVGGQAVAPGRWPWQASVALGFRHTCGGSVLAPHWVVTAAHCMHSFRLSRLSSWRVHAGLVSHSAVRPHQGAVVERIIPHPLYSAQNHDYDVALLRLRTPLNFSDTVGAVCLPAKEQHFPKGSQCWVSGWGHTDSSHTYSSDMLQDTVVPLLSTQLCNSSCVYSGALTPRMLCAGYLDGRADACQGDSGGPLVCPDGDTWRLVGVVSWGLGCAEPNHPGVYAKVAEFLDWIHDTVQDSLL
- the TMPRSS5 gene encoding transmembrane protease serine 5 isoform X1 produces the protein MSLMLDDQAPAEAQYAEEGPGSGIFRAEPGDQQHPISQVVCWRSMRRGCAVLGALGLLASVGVGSWLLVLYLCPAASQPISGTLQDEEITLSCSEAGGEEALLPALPKTVSFRINSEDFLLEVQVRDRPRWLLVCHEGWSPALGLQVCWSLGYLRLTHHKGVNLTDIKLNSSQEFAQLSPRLEGFLEEVWQPRNNCTSGRVVSLRCSECGARPLASRIVGGQAVAPGRWPWQASVALGFRHTCGGSVLAPHWVVTAAHCMHSFRLSRLSSWRVHAGLVSHSAVRPHQGAVVERIIPHPLYSAQNHDYDVALLRLRTPLNFSDTVGAVCLPAKEQHFPKGSQCWVSGWGHTDSSHTYSSDMLQDTVVPLLSTQLCNSSCVYSGALTPRMLCAGYLDGRADACQGDSGGPLVCPDGDTWRLVGVVSWGLGCAEPNHPGVYAKVAEFLDWIHDTVQDSLL
- the TMPRSS5 gene encoding transmembrane protease serine 5 isoform X3 — its product is MTGWGQWRAIILHFLDPPWGQPHMIDVSQVVCWRSMRRGCAVLGALGLLASVGVGSWLLVLYLCPAASQPISGTLQDEEITLSCSEAGGEEALLPALPKTVSFRINSEDFLLEVQVRDRPRWLLVCHEGWSPALGLQVCWSLGYLRLTHHKGVNLTDIKLNSSQEFAQLSPRLEGFLEEVWQPRNNCTSGRVVSLRCSECGARPLASRIVGGQAVAPGRWPWQASVALGFRHTCGGSVLAPHWVVTAAHCMHSFRLSRLSSWRVHAGLVSHSAVRPHQGAVVERIIPHPLYSAQNHDYDVALLRLRTPLNFSDTVGAVCLPAKEQHFPKGSQCWVSGWGHTDSSHTYSSDMLQDTVVPLLSTQLCNSSCVYSGALTPRMLCAGYLDGRADACQGDSGGPLVCPDGDTWRLVGVVSWGLGCAEPNHPGVYAKVAEFLDWIHDTVQDSLL